In Carassius auratus strain Wakin chromosome 36, ASM336829v1, whole genome shotgun sequence, the following are encoded in one genomic region:
- the LOC113055389 gene encoding forkhead box protein G1-like, with product MGDQSEPSMVQKSTSFSIKSLLLPSKFDEESAERIGSPAPVQDLDNPPEASEIEPALRDADEQPSKKVKKFDKPPFSYNALIMMAIRQSPEKRLTLNGIYEFIMKNFPYYREHKQGWQNSIRHNLSLNKCFVKVPRHYDDPGKGNYWMLDPSSDDVFIGGTTGKLRRRSATSRGKLVMKRGLRFAPLGLGLGERPSNPLYWQLSPFLPLHHSHYNGSTHGFLNQGHAYGSFLPGVEPLGNGDMSRPILGASSGSINGYGVSPSSAAGLLSGHNGYFVAGAQQPLPSAQGYGISSSPSPLLSDSLRTSLPSFTSPLSSGLLSQHKRVAPNSFLS from the coding sequence ATGGGAGATCAGAGTGAGCCGAGCATGGTGCAGAAGTCGACATCGTTCAGCATCAAGAGTCTGTTACTCCCGTCGAAGTTTGACGAGGAGAGCGCGGAGCGCATCGGCAGCCCGGCACCCGTCCAGGACTTAGACAACCCCCCGGAAGCGTCCGAGATCGAGCCCGCGCTGCGGGACGCGGATGAACAGCCGTCTAAAAAGGTAAAGAAATTCGACAAGCCTCCGTTCAGCTACAACGCGCTCATCATGATGGCGATCAGACAGAGTCCCGAGAAGCGGCTCACGCTCAACGGCATCTACGAGTTCATCATGAAGAACTTCCCGTATTACCGGGAGCACAAGCAGGGCTGGCAGAACTCCATCCGGCACAATTTGAGCCTCAATAAGTGCTTCGTGAAGGTCCCTCGGCATTACGATGATCCCGGGAAAGGGAACTACTGGATGCTGGATCCTTCCAGTGATGACGTGTTTATCGGCGGAACCACCGGGAAGCTCCGCCGGCGCTCGGCGACCTCGCGCGGCAAGCTGGTGATGAAAAGGGGCCTCCGCTTCGCGCCCCTCGGACTCGGACTGGGCGAACGCCCGAGTAACCCGCTCTACTGGCAGCTCTCTCCGTTTTTACCCCTCCACCACTCGCACTATAACGGCTCCACGCACGGATTTCTAAACCAAGGACACGCGTACGGATCGTTTCTCCCGGGGGTCGAGCCGCTCGGGAACGGGGACATGTCTCGCCCCATTCTGGGAGCCTCTAGCGGGAGTATCAACGGGTACGGTGTGTCTCCGTCGTCCGCCGCCGGATTACTTTCAGGACACAATGGATACTTCGTAGCGGGCGCGCAGCAGCCGCTCCCGAGCGCGCAGGGATACGGCATCTCCAGCTCTCCGTCCCCGCTGCTGTCGGATTCCCTAAGAACTAGTTTACCGTCCTTCACATCACCGCTTTCTAGCGGACTTCTGTCTCAACACAAACGCGTCGCGCCCAATTCGTTTCTAAGCTGA